The Nerophis lumbriciformis linkage group LG09, RoL_Nlum_v2.1, whole genome shotgun sequence nucleotide sequence GCTTGGCGTCGCCCCCAAAGTGGCTGCTCAGGACGATGTCCGGGAACAGGGAGTGCAGGGCGGCGTCCGGGACGTCGGTGGAAATGGTGGGGACCTCGTCCTCCCAGTCGGAGGGCGTGGTCGTGGCGGTGGAGCTGCACTCGCTGTCCTGGCTGGACAGAAGGGGAGACCTCTCGGCCGCGCCCCCCGATGGCTCGTCGTTGCACTTGCAGAACCCCGACAGCATGTGGCAGCATTGGACCATGTTACCCATGATGCTTTACAGCAGCTGAGCTCTTCTCTAGCTTGACTAATAAAGGGGCGTGTTTGGTGGGTTGTGGGCGTGGCTACAAGACTGGGTCACGCCTGTTGGCTGCTGAGTAAGGTCATGTTTATTAATGTCAGTTTGATTGATCTGTGCTAGCTTGTGACGATTGTGGATTATCGCTACAGAGATCAAGTCCTCAGAGTTGGAACAAAACCCTGCAACACACGTACGCACACTTTGAGTCATCTAGTCTATCCTATTTTGATAAGTAGACTTCAAGAAAAAAGTGAAGAAAATGCCACTTACAACTTACCTAATCATCTTCAACGTTCCTCCCCAACAAGTGTGTCCTTGTCCTTGTCTCAGGCTCGTCCAGGAGGGGGCGACCTCTCAGCCAGGcacgatgtcacttcctgtgtttgtCTTTGTCAACCTTGAGTGGCAAATGCCTGCACATTGAGCACGCGCACGCACGGCCGGTGTATAAATAGGAAGTCTGTCACCTGCCGGCAGCTCAGCGTCCCGGTCACACGAGGGACGCAGCACGTCGCCCCCCCTCCGCCCCTCCACGCACTGGAAGGCCGCCACAGTTACCGTGGCAACGCTGCAGCGATGCATTAGGATTCTGAGCACGCTCAGTGTGGGAAGGTTCTAGAAATGGGatgagaggaggggggggggaggACGTGAACGCTGTCATGGCAACATCAGCTGTTGCTTCTCGAGttggatttcaaaataaaagcagccatACAAatgattttatgtattttttttttagtctcaTAGAAATTCATAATTTAAACTTTTTCAAAGATGAAAATGTGACAAAAGACAACAGATGAATTGCTGTCACAACAATGCATCAATTTAATAAACTTCCTGCTAGAAAGCGCTCACATTCCTAGCAGGCTGGGAGGCGGGGCTTCTGCTACATCAACAGCCAATCAGTGTCCTCCTCCTACACGTCAATCGCTCCAAAAGACACTTCCTGAATGAAGTAGTAGACGACGTTCCTCTTATCCTATTGGGCGTGGTTGAAGGCTGACTCCGCCCCTCCGCCGTCATCACAGCGCCGTCTCTCCCTCGGCGGTGCCCATGTCCACCCTCCCGTGCAGGCCGTCCTCGTCCACGTCCTCCCAGTCGTCCTCGGCATCCTGCAGTCTGATTGGCCGGCTCCAGCGGAGGAGGCGGAATCTGAAGGGCACCAGGAAGAGGGCGGGGTCAGGCATGGGGTGTGGCCTCTGTGGCGATGTCACTCTCTCCTGGGGCACGCAGGCTCGGACCCGCGCCTCCCTCACGGCGCGTCTCGCCGCAGGGTGGCCGGGGGAGGCAGGAGGCGGTGGGGTCAGCAGCCAATCCGCAGCCTCGCCTTCCTCCTCTCGTCCTTCATCCTCCTGAGCGGCGCCCGCCACGTACCCTCGCTGCTGCTCGAGTTTGGCGCGGGCGGCGTGCAGCTGATGGCACAGCGCGGACGTGGCGGCGTTCTGGCGCTGCAGCTCCCGACTCAGCAGCGTGATCTTGTGGCTGCGCCGCTTCAGCTCCTCCAGGAAGTGGCGCTCCTCCTCGCGCAGGCTCCGCCCCAGCTCGGACGCCCTCGCCCGTCCCAGGCGCAGCTCCCCGCGGGCGCCGACCATCATGCACTGCCGCTCCTCTAGGAGGCGCTGTGCCGCTTGGCAGCGCGCCGCCAGCTCCGCCTCCTTCTCTGAGACACATGCAGATACGTTAATAACAACTTGATGACAATTATTCGACTAATGTCACCATAGAAACAAACAATACATTACTGCATATGCAAACATGCCCCCTAGTGGCTATGAGGCGTAAAGTGATGACATTGAATCACCATTATGacattatcgaaccgattccttatcgattctcttatcgaatccagataggttgttgtatatggaaaaaaaacacaatatttggtttaacaaaagctcacttttattttataagaaatttttatttttatttttatttttttttttattattgactgttaccccacatggttttcgtcctggtcgtggaactgtggaccagctctatactctcggcagggtccttgagggtgcatgggagtttgcccaaccagtctacatgtgctttgtggacttggagaaggcattcgaccgtgtccctcgggaagtcctgtggggagtgctcagagagtatggggtaacggactgtctgattgtggcagtccgctccctgtatgctcagtgtcagagcttggtccgcattgccggcagtaagtcggacacgtttccagtgagggttggactccgccaaggctgccctttgtcaccgattctgttcataacttttatggacagaatttctaggcgcagtcaaggcgttgaggggatctggtttggtggctgcaggattaggtctctgctttttgcagatgatgtggtcctgatggcttcatctggccaggatcttcagctctcgctggatcggttcgcagccgagtgtgaagcgactgagatgagaatcagcacctccaagtccgagtccatggttctcgcccggaaaagggtggagtgccatctccgggttgtggaggagatcttgccccaagtggaggagttcaagtacctcggagtcttgttcacgagtgagggaagagtggatcgtgagatcgacaggcggatcggtgcggcgtcttcagtaatgcggacgctgtatcgatccgttgtggtgaagaaggagctgagcgggaaggcaaagctctcaatttaccggtcgatctacgttcccatcctcacctatggtcatgagctttgggttatgaccgaaaggacaagatcacgggtacaagcggccgaaatgagtttcctccgccgggtggcggggctctcccttagagatagggtgagaagctctgccatccggggggagct carries:
- the LOC133607907 gene encoding coiled-coil domain-containing 92B-like → MDAGRLEQHVASVRRGIVFLEQEHVTLLAGLHVEIAHLKRRCHELSCELDSRFPDRTTTEKEAELAARCQAAQRLLEERQCMMVGARGELRLGRARASELGRSLREEERHFLEELKRRSHKITLLSRELQRQNAATSALCHQLHAARAKLEQQRGYVAGAAQEDEGREEEGEAADWLLTPPPPASPGHPAARRAVREARVRACVPQERVTSPQRPHPMPDPALFLVPFRFRLLRWSRPIRLQDAEDDWEDVDEDGLHGRVDMGTAEGETAL